One Thermicanus aegyptius DSM 12793 DNA segment encodes these proteins:
- a CDS encoding TrkH family potassium uptake protein, which yields MMMWRGKNESMYSTSFLQKLAASTFRNPARLFVLGFGLLILLGSILLSLPISTASGKGLPYVDALFTATSAVCVTGLVVVDTGTTFSLFGKIVIMLLIQIGGLGFMTMATLFSLILGRKITFRERVIIQESFNHATLEGIVKLVQRVLLYTFVLEGIGALLLALYWLPSMGWKKALFFGIFHSISSFNNAGFDILGNFQSLTPYVSDPYINLVVISLVILGGLGFFVLSELFHFRFRKRLSLHTKVVLMTSMTLLIAGAVFIFLFEYTNPKTLGSLDWAGKVLAPIFQSTVARTQGMNTLPIGDMRQATLLILILLMFIGASPGSTGGGVKTTTFMVLVGAVWSMIQGKRDVVFFKQRLPERLIFRALSVTLISFLLVFSTSILLSMTERADFLTILFESTSAFGTVGLSMGLTPHLTVFGKLILSFTMFAGRVGPLTFALALILRRREEHFRYNEGKVMIG from the coding sequence ATGATGATGTGGAGAGGAAAGAATGAAAGCATGTATTCTACCAGTTTCCTTCAAAAATTGGCTGCCTCTACCTTTCGGAATCCTGCAAGGCTCTTTGTCTTAGGATTCGGCCTCCTCATTTTGTTGGGGTCCATTTTGCTCTCCCTTCCCATCTCTACCGCTTCCGGGAAAGGATTGCCCTATGTGGACGCCCTTTTTACCGCCACTTCAGCTGTTTGTGTAACCGGACTTGTGGTAGTGGATACGGGAACCACCTTTTCCCTGTTCGGAAAGATTGTGATTATGCTTCTCATCCAAATCGGGGGATTGGGGTTTATGACGATGGCCACCCTATTTTCCCTTATCTTGGGAAGAAAGATCACATTTAGGGAGAGGGTGATCATCCAGGAATCTTTTAATCATGCCACCTTGGAAGGAATTGTTAAATTAGTGCAAAGGGTTCTTCTTTACACCTTTGTCCTTGAGGGGATCGGAGCGCTCCTTTTAGCCTTGTATTGGTTGCCCTCCATGGGATGGAAGAAGGCCCTTTTTTTCGGAATCTTTCACTCCATTTCCAGCTTTAATAATGCAGGCTTTGATATTTTAGGCAATTTTCAAAGTCTTACACCGTATGTTAGCGATCCCTATATCAATCTGGTTGTGATCTCCCTGGTCATCCTTGGAGGTTTAGGCTTTTTTGTGTTAAGCGAACTTTTTCATTTTCGCTTTCGCAAGAGGCTTAGCTTACATACGAAAGTCGTACTGATGACTTCGATGACCCTGCTCATCGCCGGAGCCGTCTTCATCTTCCTTTTTGAGTATACCAATCCGAAAACCCTGGGTTCCCTCGATTGGGCCGGAAAGGTATTGGCCCCTATTTTTCAATCCACGGTGGCTCGTACGCAAGGAATGAATACCCTTCCGATTGGAGACATGCGGCAAGCCACATTGCTTATCCTTATTTTGCTCATGTTTATTGGAGCCTCCCCGGGGTCGACCGGAGGTGGGGTAAAGACCACCACATTTATGGTACTGGTTGGGGCGGTTTGGTCCATGATCCAGGGAAAGCGGGATGTTGTTTTCTTTAAGCAGCGACTTCCGGAGCGATTAATCTTCCGGGCTTTATCCGTTACTCTGATCTCTTTTCTCCTTGTTTTTTCCACTTCCATCTTATTATCTATGACGGAGCGAGCGGACTTTTTAACGATTCTCTTTGAATCCACCTCTGCCTTTGGCACCGTAGGCTTAAGTATGGGTCTTACTCCTCACTTGACCGTCTTCGGCAAGCTGATTCTCTCGTTTACCATGTTTGCCGGCCGGGTCGGTCCCCTTACCTTCGCCCTCGCGTTAATTTTACGAAGGCGGGAAGAACATTTCCGATATAATGAAGGAAAAGTGATGATTGGTTAA
- a CDS encoding NAD(P)/FAD-dependent oxidoreductase produces the protein MRDVLIIGGGVAGGSAAIYTAYAKLSTLVLDTESSQLLQTQRIRNYPGIREITGEELKRTIQEQAISFGAEWKEEKATEINPIEGGYAVKTEQGGEYRAKALILATNLHLDLLEQLGFTIQVNPYVPSGKVKEVVGVSFDGKTSYENLFIAGLNAGVPSQSVIAAGQGVKVAVDLISKLTGKKFMWHDK, from the coding sequence ATGCGAGATGTGCTTATCATCGGTGGAGGAGTGGCCGGAGGCTCAGCCGCGATCTATACCGCTTATGCGAAACTTTCCACCCTTGTTTTGGATACGGAGAGTTCGCAATTGCTTCAAACGCAACGGATTCGAAATTACCCGGGGATTAGAGAAATCACCGGGGAGGAGTTAAAAAGAACCATTCAAGAACAGGCGATCTCCTTTGGCGCCGAATGGAAAGAGGAGAAGGCGACCGAGATTAATCCCATAGAGGGAGGATATGCGGTTAAGACCGAGCAGGGAGGAGAATATCGGGCAAAGGCTCTTATCCTGGCGACCAATCTTCACCTTGACCTCTTGGAGCAATTGGGGTTTACGATTCAAGTTAACCCTTATGTTCCAAGCGGTAAAGTAAAAGAGGTGGTCGGGGTCTCTTTTGATGGAAAAACTTCTTACGAAAATCTTTTTATTGCCGGACTTAATGCAGGCGTACCGAGCCAATCGGTGATTGCGGCAGGTCAAGGGGTGAAGGTTGCGGTTGATCTTATTTCCAAGTTGACCGGGAAAAAATTTATGTGGCATGATAAGTAG
- a CDS encoding peroxiredoxin — protein MSEQIQQTVPSLPRIGSPAPPFEAVTTHGTIRLEDYKGSWLVLFSHPADFTPVCTTEFMAFQSIYSRLKEMNTELLGLSVDSLFSHIAWVRNIEQNGGVKIEFPIIADLNKDVAYKYGMIMPEESKTETVRAVFIIDDKQIIRAIIYYPMSAGRNMEEILRLVQALQTADEHKVATPANWKPGDKVIVPAPQTKEAADERVKDDSYECFDWYLCKKSLP, from the coding sequence ATGAGCGAACAAATCCAACAAACCGTTCCTTCATTACCCCGCATTGGTTCCCCCGCTCCTCCCTTTGAAGCGGTGACCACCCATGGAACCATCCGTCTTGAGGATTATAAGGGCTCTTGGCTGGTTCTCTTTTCCCATCCTGCCGACTTCACCCCTGTCTGCACCACGGAATTTATGGCCTTCCAAAGCATCTATTCCCGGCTTAAGGAGATGAATACGGAATTACTGGGATTAAGCGTCGACAGTCTTTTCTCCCACATCGCCTGGGTTCGGAATATTGAGCAAAACGGCGGGGTGAAGATTGAATTTCCCATCATTGCCGACTTAAATAAAGACGTCGCTTATAAATATGGGATGATCATGCCGGAAGAGAGCAAAACAGAAACGGTGCGGGCCGTCTTCATCATTGACGACAAACAAATCATTCGCGCCATTATTTACTATCCCATGTCGGCAGGCCGTAATATGGAAGAGATCCTTCGCCTGGTTCAGGCACTTCAGACCGCAGATGAACATAAGGTCGCCACTCCGGCCAACTGGAAACCCGGCGATAAGGTGATCGTTCCGGCTCCTCAGACCAAGGAAGCAGCGGATGAACGAGTCAAAGACGATTCCTACGAATGCTTCGATTGGTATCTCTGCAAAAAATCCTTACCTTAA